AATAATCGGGAGACTGCGGAAAGTTACCGAACGTTATCGACAGACGGCACGAACCCGAACAATCCACGGGTGTTATGGTGGTTGCAGTCCATATTTCTACCATGCACACCTGTCGCAACTGCAACCAATCGTTCAGCACCGAGCTCGCTCTAGAGATGCACCTCGACACATGTGAGAAAGGACAGCTCTTCTGCGAACAATGTGGTGACCGGTTCTCCGAGCGTGTAGCGACACGGGATGGCTGGCACTATCGATGCCCGAACGACGAATGCGACGGACAGGGACTGGGCGAGGACATTCTTCAGATCGACAATATTCGCGCGGCGACGCAGTAACGAACACCAGACGCTTCTCCGGTTCAACCACACCCCAGAGCCCCGGCACGCGGTCCTGCCGGGCGAGCACCGCGACAGGTGACGGATCCGCTGGCACACGGCCCCTGGCCAGGGTCGCCGCAACTGGACGGTTTTTTACCCCTCCGACTCGGACCCTCTCGCAATGACCGACCACGACTACGAGGAGCTGGGACTGGTCGCCGGGCTGGAGATCCACCAGCAGCTCGACACGGCGAGCAAGCTGTTCTGTGCCTGCCCGACCGACCTCCGGGAACCCGAGGAGGCAGCACGCGAGTTCACGCGCTACCTGCACCCGACGAAGTCCGAACTCGGGGAACTGGACGAGGCCGCACTGGAGGAGAGCCAGGTCGAACGCGAGTTCACCTACCTCGCCTACGACTCGACCTGTCTCGTCGAGGAGGACGACGAACCGCCCCACCGGCTGGACGACGAGGCGCGCGAGGTCGCCCTGGAGATCGCACAGTTGCTGGACATGACGCCC
This window of the Haloarchaeobius amylolyticus genome carries:
- a CDS encoding HVO_2901 family zinc finger protein; amino-acid sequence: MHTCRNCNQSFSTELALEMHLDTCEKGQLFCEQCGDRFSERVATRDGWHYRCPNDECDGQGLGEDILQIDNIRAATQ